The following coding sequences are from one Humulus lupulus chromosome X, drHumLupu1.1, whole genome shotgun sequence window:
- the LOC133806189 gene encoding uncharacterized protein LOC133806189, whose amino-acid sequence MGSHSSASAPIQKECFIHGVIQASQRKEFRFHHNCKKLKLVSFCFVDDLVLFCKGSPSSIQVIQECFASFSLASGLSANMAKSQVYFGGMTEEDSRSILARLQFIEGSFPLRYLGIPLRPTKWKAGDCALIIKKIHLRLHSWSNRHLSYANRAQLIHLVLMGIRSFWMSIFLLPKSVICEIDQLCRKFLWGSNDINSNRSKLHLTAWDQICLPKSLGGIGFKEGSKWNKVLLAKYIWALSSKQDILWVKWVDALYLKG is encoded by the coding sequence TTATTCAAGCTTCTCAGAGAAAGGAATtcagattccatcataactgtAAAAAACTGAAGCTTGTTAGCTTCTGCTTTGTAGATGACTTGGTGCTGTTTTGTAAGGGATCTCCTAGTTCGATTCAAGTTATCCAAGAGTGCTTCGCTTCCTTTAGTCTAGCATCTGGTTTATCAGCCAATATGGCTAAATCTCAAGTTTATTTTGGGGGTATGACAGAGGAGGATTCGAGGAGTATTTTGGCTAGGCTTCAATTTATTGAAGGTTCATTTCCATTAAGATATCTTGGGATCCCTCTCCGCCCTACTAAATGGAAGGCTGGAGACTGTGCAttaatcattaaaaaaattcACCTTCGGCTTCACTCATGGTCTAACCGTCATCTTTCTTACGCAAATCGAGCTCAACTTATCCATTTAGTGTTAATGGGAATAAGATCATTCTGGATGAGCATATTTCTCCTTCCCAAGAGTGTCATTTGTGAGATTGATCAACTTTGCAGAAAGTTTTTATGGGGGTCTAATGACATCAATAGCAACAGAAGTAAATTGCACCTCACTGCTTGGGACCAGATCTGTTTGCCAAAGAGCTTGGGAGGAATTGGGTTTAAGGAAGGGTCCAAATGGAATAAAGTGTTGTTAGCCAAGTATATTTGGGCTCTCTCCTCTAAGCAAGATATTCTCTGGGTGAAATGGGTGGATGCTCTTTACCTCAAAGGGTAG